The window TGTCCTCCTCGCGGATCAGAATCGACGCAAAGAGCTTGACCAGTCCGTGCCGTCCGATGGGGGTACCTTCGTAAAACCACGTACCATCACGGCGAATTTCCATATCGATATCGCCGCAAAACGGTGGATTCCATTTTTCAACAGGCGGTAATCCGCGTGATTTGGCTGCTTTTATGGACTCCGCAAGGCTTTGCGCTGAAGGGGTAACGGTTTTTTGTCCACTCATTGCTTTTGCCATTTCCTCAGTTCGAGATACACTTACATGGTATAGATATAACCTGCACAGCGGAGAAGTCATGACCCAAGCCGAGATTCAAGCAGCCGAAGATATGGTCGAACAGATCGAAGCCTTGGGCGAAAAGCTGGGTGAGGCGCGGAAATCCATCACCGCGCGCTTTATCGGGCAAGAACGCGTGGTCGAGCTGACGCTAACAGCTTTGCTTTGTGGCGGGCATGGTTTGTTGGTCGGTTTACCCGGTTTGGGTAAAACGCGTCTTGTTGAGACACTGAGCACAGTCATGGGGCTGGACGGCAAGCGCGTGCAATTCACCCCAGACCTGATGCCCGCAGACATCCTTGGCTCTGAAGTTCTGGACACGGACGCCAATGGCAACCGAAACTTTCGCTTCATTGAAGGGCCTATATTCTGTCAGCTGTTGATGGCGGACGAAATCAACCGTGCTTCGCCGCGGACCCAATCCGCGCTGTTGCAGGCCATGCAGGAAAAAACAGTCACTGTTGCGGGGCAAAACAGGGCTCTTGGCACACCCTTCCATGTTTTGGCTACGCAAAACCCGATTGAGCAGGAAGGCACATACCCCCTTCCCGAGGCGCAGTTGGACCGCTTTCTGGTACAAATTGACATCGAATATCCAGATCGTGAGACAGAGCGTGACATCCTGATCGCAACCACAGGAGAGGCCGAGGCGCAATCAGTGGAGGTTTTCACCGCAGGTGAGCTTCTGGACGCCCAGCGTTTGCTACGCCGGATGCCTGTCGGCGAAAGTGTTGTCGAAATGATCCTCGATCTTGTACGCGCCTTCCGCCCAGAAGAACCTGGCGTAAGCGCGCGTGTGAAAGAAACCGTTGCATGGGGCCCCGGCCCGCGTGCCGCCCAAGCATTGATGCTGGCCGTGCGCGCGCGGGCTCTTTTGCAGGGCCGCCTGGCGCCATCCGCTGAGGATGTCATTGATATGGCACGCCCTGTCCTGACGCATCGCATGGCGCTGAACTTTGCAGCACGTGCGCGCGGCGACAGCCTATCCGCACTGATTGACGAAACAGCCGCAGCGCTGGCAACGCCAAAAGCCGCCGTCGCGTGAGCGATCCCCTGTCCTTACG is drawn from Sulfitobacter sp. S223 and contains these coding sequences:
- a CDS encoding MoxR family ATPase — its product is MTQAEIQAAEDMVEQIEALGEKLGEARKSITARFIGQERVVELTLTALLCGGHGLLVGLPGLGKTRLVETLSTVMGLDGKRVQFTPDLMPADILGSEVLDTDANGNRNFRFIEGPIFCQLLMADEINRASPRTQSALLQAMQEKTVTVAGQNRALGTPFHVLATQNPIEQEGTYPLPEAQLDRFLVQIDIEYPDRETERDILIATTGEAEAQSVEVFTAGELLDAQRLLRRMPVGESVVEMILDLVRAFRPEEPGVSARVKETVAWGPGPRAAQALMLAVRARALLQGRLAPSAEDVIDMARPVLTHRMALNFAARARGDSLSALIDETAAALATPKAAVA